A region from the Benincasa hispida cultivar B227 chromosome 12, ASM972705v1, whole genome shotgun sequence genome encodes:
- the LOC120067508 gene encoding uncharacterized protein LOC120067508, whose amino-acid sequence MPSYVKFLKDILANKRKIGENETVALTYECSALFQNNIPTKIKDPRSFTLPYIIWGKEFGNALYDLGASINLMPLSIFKKLNIGKERPTTIMLQLADRSITHPEGKIEDVLVQVDKFIFLADFIILDYEADREVPIILGHPFLAIGRALIDVQKGELTIRVDDQQVKFNILNTLKYPSDMENCQYVEELHDDHWHEP is encoded by the coding sequence ATGCCGAGCTAtgtgaaattcctcaaggaCATACTTGCCAACAAGAGGAAGATCGGGGAGAATGAAACTGTTGCATTAACATATGAATGTAGTGCgctgtttcaaaacaacatcCCCACCAAAATAAAAGATCCCAGGAGTTTCACATTGCCCTACATAATATGGGGTAAAGAATTTGGGAATGCGCTGTATGATTTGGGGGCAAGTATAAATCTTATGCCCTTGTCAATcttcaaaaagttaaatatcGGCAAAGAAAGACCTACCACGATTATGTTgcagttggccgatagatcaataacGCATCCCGAGGGAaaaatagaggatgtacttGTGCAAGTGGATAAATTTATCTTCCTTGCTGACTTTATCATATTAGATTATGAAGCTGACAGAGAGgtgcctatcatcttgggtcacCCATTTCTTGCAATAGGGCGAGCACTGATCGACGTACAGAAAGGAGAGCTTACCATAAGGGTTGACGATCAGCAAGTTAAATTCAACATTCTCAATACGTTGAAATATCCAAGTGATATGGAGAATTGTCAATATGTTGAAGAACTGCATGATGATCATTGGCACGAGCCTTAG